The Nitrospira sp. genome contains the following window.
CCGTCACCGGCAACATCCATGTCATCCGTGGCGAACATTTTGCCGCCATGAAGGACGGGGCCATCGTCTGTAACAGCGGCCACTTCAACGTGGAGCTGGATATCCCAACCCTCGAAAAGCTGGCCGGCGCACGCCGGGTGGTCCGTGCCGGTGTCGAGCAGTTTACACTCAAGAAAAATGGCCATCGGGTCAACTTGCTCGGCGAAGGCCGGCTCGTCAACCTTGCCACCGCCGAGGGGCATCCGTCCAGCGTCATGGACATGAGCTTCGCCAACCAAGCACTCAGCGCGGAGTATATCGTCAAGAATTACAAGCGGCTCGAAAAGAAGGTCTATCCTGTACCTCCGGCCATCGATAAAGAAATTGCTCGTCTTAAACTGGACGGCATGGGCGTGTCGATCGACACGTTGACGACGGAACAGAAGAAGTATCTCGCATCCTGGGAAATGGGGACATAGCGGCGGGCCTGAGACTCGCTGTCGCTCCCAAGTTCTCGGAATGACCCTTCCAGCCTTCTGCGACGCGAACCTTCTGGAATTCCTTCAGCTGCGGTCGCTTCGGCGACCGCAGTCTTTCAGTCAGTTGCAGCTTTCACATCGCCGAAGGCTCGGTGGGTCCCCATTCCTTCACCGAGGTCGCTCCAGAGAGCTACAGGCCCGCCTGAGCGAAAAGCGAAAAGAGAGCGCAATGAAGACGCACCTGTTTGAGAGAGGAAAAAGGAAAGGTCGCCTGAGAAGGTGGCCTTCTAATTTTAATTCAGCCTTTGTATTCCCTTCCAGCTAAGTCCTTTGCGGTTTTGTTTTTGGAGGCCGATTGCAATCTCGTGAACGAGTGGTAGAGTGTGATCAAGGAGTCGTTGTGAAATCCTCCACATTCCAACCGCTGTCGCTTGCAGATTTTGACGTTTCTCCTGAACGGGGTTTCCTGCCGTCGGATCCCTGTGAAGCGCTGCCCGATTGTCCCGTACTAAACCATCTGAGCCGTGAGATGCCGAAATTGTTGAGCGCGCGCCAGGTCCGGCAGTTTATCGACGAACAACCGTCGTTACTTCCATCCGTTCCATCTCGTTGGCGTGATGAGGAATTCCGAGCGGCAATGCGAATT
Protein-coding sequences here:
- a CDS encoding adenosylhomocysteinase, with product VTGNIHVIRGEHFAAMKDGAIVCNSGHFNVELDIPTLEKLAGARRVVRAGVEQFTLKKNGHRVNLLGEGRLVNLATAEGHPSSVMDMSFANQALSAEYIVKNYKRLEKKVYPVPPAIDKEIARLKLDGMGVSIDTLTTEQKKYLASWEMGT